The Desulfovibrio sp. TomC nucleotide sequence GACATGACAAATCGTTTGGTCGTGGTGAACTTGGTCAAGCAAAAGCTGAAAAGTTTGATCACGCTGTTCGTGACGCACTCGACCAGGGGTTACCGGTTCCTGATCCCGAAACGGTGACGGCAGCGGTCCTGGTACCAGTGCCGGCGACCGGACAGATGGAGAACCCAGGTGCCGCCCCGATCCAGGGCTTTAACCAGGTCACTGGTCGAGTTCCTGGCGGGATGCTCCTGTCGGAGCTTGGATCGAAGTATCTGGCCCATATGAAGGCATCAGGCCGGACGGAGAAGCACATTCGGAACATCGAGCACTTGGTCCACCATGTGTTTATCCCGGTTCTCGGCGACAAGCCAGTGGATTCTTTGACATATCAAGAAGATATGATTCCGTTCATCCTGCACTTTCAAGGAGTTAGCAGCAGAACGGGAAAGGTTCGGTCCCAGTACACGGTAAATAAGTACTGTGATTACTTGAGTTTCATCTTCAACTTCGGGATAGACAACGGCTTTACTTCCGTTAATCCCCTGAAGATTTGGAAGAAACCCAAGGTTCAACCATGGGATATGAAGCTCACCTTGGACGATGCAAAGAAGATCATGGTCAACGCCGAGCCACATTTGAAGTGGGCGATGGAAGTTTGTTTCAACCTGGGTACTCGTCCTGGAGAATCAGAACTTCTCTCGCTCAAGTGGGAAGACATTGACTTCAAGGCTAGTACTGTTCGCATTTATGCGAGTAAAACCAAGACCTACCGGACAGTTCCGATAAACCCTGAGTTCCTGAAACGTTTGGAAAAGGAGCAGGCAGAATCCAAAACCGGATATGTCATCGAGTACATGGGCCGGAACCTGACCACGATTCGGAAAGCATTCAAAAACGCATGCAAACGGGCTGGTATCACCTACCAGACTCGTATGTACGATCTTCGGCACCTGTTTGCGACCACATTACT carries:
- a CDS encoding tyrosine-type recombinase/integrase; protein product: MGVYQRDSRWMVYWHFNGKRHDKSFGRGELGQAKAEKFDHAVRDALDQGLPVPDPETVTAAVLVPVPATGQMENPGAAPIQGFNQVTGRVPGGMLLSELGSKYLAHMKASGRTEKHIRNIEHLVHHVFIPVLGDKPVDSLTYQEDMIPFILHFQGVSSRTGKVRSQYTVNKYCDYLSFIFNFGIDNGFTSVNPLKIWKKPKVQPWDMKLTLDDAKKIMVNAEPHLKWAMEVCFNLGTRPGESELLSLKWEDIDFKASTVRIYASKTKTYRTVPINPEFLKRLEKEQAESKTGYVIEYMGRNLTTIRKAFKNACKRAGITYQTRMYDLRHLFATTLLRKGADLAAVSKMMGHSTVKMTADTYYHYMEGEKERAVNLLPALEVA